One Methylomarinovum tepidoasis DNA window includes the following coding sequences:
- the serB gene encoding phosphoserine phosphatase SerB: MHRTTLIHTDTLTPDQRARLQSLGSLTSRGDHFLLRHQTPLDPEALAGELGCDVNTLPPDFDPERVRLVVSDLDSTLIGIETIDELAAELDLKERVAAITERAMAGELDFTAALRERVALLEGLARERLEQVFATRMLPAIQPGARETLAWLKRKGITFAVVSGGFTFFLERLQRHLPIDDFRACRLEIRDGRLTGQVIPPVVDKHVKAAYVEELRRRLGLSPQQVVAVGDGANDVPMLRQAGLGIAYHGHPIARAHADVRIDYGDWHTLRQLLTP; this comes from the coding sequence ATGCACCGAACCACCCTGATCCACACCGACACCCTCACCCCGGACCAGCGCGCCCGGCTCCAGTCCCTCGGCAGCCTGACGTCCCGTGGCGACCACTTCCTGCTGCGCCACCAAACTCCACTGGATCCGGAAGCCCTGGCCGGCGAACTGGGCTGCGACGTCAACACCCTGCCGCCTGACTTCGACCCGGAGCGGGTCAGGCTGGTGGTCAGCGATCTGGATTCCACCCTCATCGGCATCGAAACCATCGACGAGCTGGCCGCCGAACTGGATCTCAAGGAACGGGTCGCCGCCATCACCGAACGCGCCATGGCCGGCGAACTGGATTTCACCGCCGCCCTGCGGGAACGGGTGGCGCTGCTGGAAGGGCTGGCGCGCGAACGCCTGGAACAGGTGTTCGCAACCCGGATGCTGCCGGCGATCCAACCCGGCGCCCGCGAAACCCTGGCCTGGCTCAAACGCAAGGGGATCACCTTCGCGGTGGTGTCGGGCGGTTTCACCTTCTTCCTGGAACGCCTGCAGCGCCATCTGCCCATCGACGACTTCCGTGCCTGCCGCCTGGAAATCCGCGACGGGCGCCTGACCGGCCAAGTGATTCCGCCCGTGGTCGACAAACACGTCAAGGCGGCCTACGTGGAGGAACTGCGCCGGCGACTGGGACTGAGCCCACAGCAGGTGGTGGCGGTGGGAGACGGCGCCAACGACGTCCCCATGCTCCGGCAGGCCGGCCTCGGCATCGCCTATCACGGCCACCCCATCGCACGCGCGCACGCCGATGTCCGCATAGATTACGGCGACTGGCACACCCTGCGGCAGTTATTGACGCCATGA
- a CDS encoding ABC transporter ATP-binding protein, producing MNDAVLQVQDLAIAFRQETVVDRIGFQVRRGETFALVGESGSGKSVTALGVMRLLPPAARYLDGRAHLHGEDLLRLPEWRMNRIRGRRIAMIFQDPMTCLNPVRTVGEQIGEVLTLHFGLRGTERRRRVLELLHQVGIPEPDRRIDSYPHQLSGGQRQRVMIAIALAGEPDLLIADEPTTALDVTIQAQIMALLTRLQRQRQMALWLITHDLGLVADVADRAAVMQRGRIVETFERRGDELFERPQHPYTRKLLAALPQLEAARSRRVETTPPLLQVRDLRVWYPIRKGLLRRVKGYVKAVDGVSFTLEQGRTLALVGESGCGKTTLGKAILQLIPVTGGRIYFDGEEISTLPRKRRCRDLQIVFQDPFSAMNPRLLVGDIVAEGLISLRPELSRQERIDRVETLLTQVGLPPKARLRYPHEFSGGQRQRICIARALAVEPRLIVCDEPTSALDVSVQRQILDLLRDLQRRFRVSYLFISHDLAVVAEIAHQVAVMRQGRIVELGETGQVLFEPRHPYTRTLLEALPGKGLLPRSAPDA from the coding sequence ATGAACGACGCGGTGCTGCAGGTTCAGGACCTGGCCATCGCCTTCCGCCAGGAAACCGTGGTGGACCGGATCGGCTTCCAGGTGCGGCGGGGCGAGACCTTCGCCCTGGTGGGGGAATCGGGCTCGGGCAAGTCGGTCACCGCTCTGGGGGTGATGCGTCTGCTGCCGCCGGCGGCCCGTTATCTCGACGGCCGCGCTCATCTCCACGGCGAGGACCTGCTGCGCCTGCCGGAATGGCGCATGAACCGCATCCGCGGCCGCCGCATCGCCATGATCTTCCAGGATCCCATGACCTGCCTCAACCCGGTACGCACCGTGGGGGAACAGATCGGCGAGGTGCTGACGCTGCATTTCGGCCTGCGCGGTACCGAGCGCCGCCGCCGGGTGCTGGAACTGCTGCACCAGGTGGGCATTCCCGAACCCGACCGCCGCATCGACAGCTATCCCCACCAGCTGTCCGGCGGCCAGCGCCAGCGCGTCATGATCGCCATCGCCCTGGCCGGGGAACCGGACCTGCTCATCGCCGACGAGCCCACCACCGCCCTTGACGTCACCATCCAGGCCCAGATCATGGCCCTGCTGACCCGTCTGCAACGGCAGCGGCAAATGGCGCTGTGGCTCATCACCCACGATCTGGGACTGGTGGCGGACGTGGCCGACCGCGCCGCGGTGATGCAGCGGGGACGGATCGTGGAGACCTTCGAACGCCGGGGCGATGAACTATTCGAACGGCCGCAGCATCCTTACACCCGCAAACTGCTGGCCGCCCTGCCGCAGCTCGAGGCCGCCCGCAGCCGCCGTGTGGAAACCACCCCGCCGCTGCTGCAGGTGCGCGATCTCAGGGTATGGTATCCGATCCGCAAGGGCCTGCTGCGGCGGGTGAAAGGCTATGTCAAGGCGGTGGACGGGGTCTCCTTCACTCTGGAACAGGGGCGCACCCTGGCGCTGGTGGGCGAATCCGGCTGCGGCAAGACCACCCTGGGGAAGGCGATCCTGCAGCTGATCCCCGTCACCGGCGGACGGATCTACTTCGACGGCGAGGAGATCTCGACGCTGCCCCGCAAACGCCGCTGCCGTGACCTGCAGATCGTGTTCCAGGACCCGTTCTCGGCCATGAACCCGCGGCTGCTGGTGGGAGACATCGTCGCCGAGGGCCTGATTTCCCTGCGGCCGGAACTGTCCCGCCAGGAACGCATCGACCGGGTGGAGACCCTGCTGACCCAGGTCGGCCTGCCGCCGAAGGCCCGGCTGCGCTACCCCCACGAGTTTTCCGGCGGCCAACGCCAGCGCATCTGCATCGCCCGCGCCCTGGCGGTGGAACCCAGGCTGATCGTCTGCGACGAACCCACCAGCGCCCTGGACGTGTCGGTCCAGCGTCAGATCCTCGACCTGCTACGGGACCTGCAGCGGCGTTTCCGGGTCAGTTACCTGTTCATCAGCCACGACCTGGCGGTGGTGGCGGAGATCGCCCACCAAGTGGCAGTGATGCGGCAGGGGAGGATCGTCGAGCTGGGCGAGACCGGCCAGGTACTGTTCGAGCCCCGCCATCCCTACACCCGCACGCTGCTGGAGGCGTTGCCGGGCAAGGGGCTTCTGCCCCGGTCAGCTCCTGACGCCTGA
- a CDS encoding ATP-binding protein, which yields MICITLTVAGGMGMSALRDDYRRTLENTRTLGTAVTALAATVLRQEEAASLSRVLTVLTESSQLDYAGVYDTEGRALVRTEGAPARLIPREQTGVPAWWQALLSGQDRLPLRLPVFAARSGMPWQIAGYLELGMSLAEFHRHARHYLAVALLASAAASLLAACLVLWLARRLRQPLQHLAFAMTTERAVPPLPPRCPVEIRRLAEALGRLQHDLQQERRARADLEAQVAQRTESLRQMIGHAHTLAQKAEAASQAKSRFLANVSHELRTPLNAILGFMELLLAGELRSETRHYVRLAREAAQALLQLIEDLLDVARIEAGRLELRCRPFDLSALVASVVELHRPLAESKNLALSYRYPADLPAWHHGDAGRIRQVLSNLVHNALKFTEWGKVEVTVAGEGDRVRFEVRDTGIGLQAEDCERIFEPFTQVDGGSTRRHGGTGLGLSICRQLVESMGGTISVTSQLHRGSCFTVVLPLPEAPPARTPTRTDAEAPSQCLQGRVLVVEDDRLNRALLTEMLKHLGCEAEAVADADTLWPRWQRGRYDLVLLDCQLPGVDGFEIARTLRERYPGRNTPIVAVTADVSDGIETRCRRAGMDGCLHKPVTLERLRACLERWLAEKAVLAEVAEAGRGQAQGALFDPDTLAQLQRLEAGQAGLLERLLSLFRLQGRQWLQTLEQARREGNDAGVRQVAHGFRSACVHLGIRDLVAILTELEKDTAAADPACLARLWAGYRRVCCLFGVARHG from the coding sequence GTGATCTGCATTACCCTGACCGTGGCGGGGGGCATGGGGATGAGCGCGCTGCGTGACGACTATCGCCGCACCCTGGAAAATACACGCACCTTGGGCACGGCCGTCACCGCTCTGGCCGCCACGGTCCTGCGCCAGGAGGAGGCGGCCTCCTTGAGCCGCGTCCTGACCGTTCTGACGGAGTCCTCGCAATTGGATTATGCCGGAGTCTACGATACCGAGGGCCGAGCGCTCGTCCGCACGGAGGGGGCGCCTGCCCGTCTGATCCCCCGGGAACAGACCGGGGTGCCTGCGTGGTGGCAGGCATTGCTCTCCGGGCAGGATCGGCTGCCGCTGCGCCTGCCGGTCTTCGCCGCTCGTTCCGGGATGCCATGGCAGATCGCCGGGTATCTGGAACTGGGGATGTCGCTGGCGGAATTCCATCGTCACGCCCGGCACTATCTGGCCGTCGCTCTGTTGGCGAGTGCGGCGGCGTCGCTGCTGGCGGCCTGTCTGGTCCTGTGGCTGGCCCGTCGCCTCCGCCAGCCGCTGCAACATCTGGCATTCGCTATGACCACAGAGCGGGCCGTGCCACCGCTGCCGCCCAGGTGTCCCGTGGAGATACGCCGCTTGGCCGAGGCGCTCGGCCGTCTGCAGCACGATCTCCAACAGGAACGACGGGCGCGGGCCGATCTGGAAGCTCAGGTAGCGCAGCGGACCGAGTCCCTGCGTCAGATGATCGGCCATGCCCACACGCTGGCGCAGAAAGCGGAGGCGGCCAGTCAGGCCAAATCCCGTTTTTTGGCCAACGTGAGTCACGAATTGCGCACTCCTCTCAACGCCATCCTCGGTTTCATGGAACTGTTGCTGGCCGGAGAGCTTCGCAGCGAAACCCGGCATTACGTCCGTCTGGCCCGGGAGGCCGCCCAGGCGCTGCTCCAATTGATCGAAGACCTGCTCGACGTAGCCAGGATCGAGGCCGGTCGCCTGGAACTTCGCTGCCGCCCTTTCGATCTGTCCGCCCTGGTGGCTTCGGTGGTCGAACTGCACCGGCCCCTGGCGGAATCCAAGAATCTGGCCCTGAGTTACCGCTATCCGGCGGATTTGCCCGCCTGGCACCACGGTGATGCGGGGCGGATCCGCCAGGTTCTCAGCAATCTGGTGCACAATGCCCTCAAGTTCACCGAATGGGGAAAGGTGGAAGTGACCGTGGCCGGAGAGGGCGATCGGGTGCGTTTCGAAGTCCGCGATACCGGCATCGGCCTGCAGGCGGAAGACTGCGAACGTATCTTCGAGCCCTTCACCCAGGTGGACGGTGGCTCGACCCGGCGCCACGGTGGTACCGGTCTGGGCCTGAGCATCTGTCGGCAGCTGGTCGAATCCATGGGCGGAACGATCTCGGTGACCAGCCAACTGCACCGGGGCAGCTGTTTTACGGTGGTATTGCCGTTGCCGGAAGCGCCGCCCGCCCGAACGCCCACGAGAACAGATGCCGAAGCGCCATCGCAATGTCTTCAAGGACGTGTGCTGGTGGTGGAGGACGACCGCCTCAACCGGGCGCTGCTGACGGAGATGCTGAAGCATCTGGGTTGTGAGGCGGAGGCGGTGGCGGACGCCGATACCCTCTGGCCCCGCTGGCAGCGCGGCCGTTACGATCTGGTGTTGCTGGACTGCCAGCTTCCCGGTGTCGATGGTTTCGAAATCGCCCGGACGTTGCGCGAGCGTTATCCCGGGCGGAACACGCCGATCGTGGCGGTGACCGCCGACGTGAGCGACGGTATCGAGACTCGCTGCCGTCGTGCCGGCATGGATGGTTGCCTCCACAAGCCGGTGACGCTGGAGCGCCTGCGGGCCTGCCTGGAGCGCTGGTTGGCGGAGAAGGCGGTGCTTGCGGAGGTCGCCGAAGCCGGGCGCGGGCAGGCTCAGGGAGCCCTGTTCGATCCGGATACCCTGGCCCAGCTGCAGCGCCTGGAAGCCGGTCAGGCCGGGCTGCTCGAACGTCTGCTGTCCCTGTTCCGCCTGCAGGGGCGGCAGTGGTTGCAGACCCTGGAGCAGGCCCGCAGAGAGGGGAACGACGCCGGGGTCCGGCAGGTGGCGCACGGCTTCCGCTCGGCTTGTGTCCATCTCGGCATTCGGGATCTGGTGGCGATTCTGACCGAACTGGAAAAAGATACGGCAGCGGCCGATCCTGCTTGCCTGGCCCGGCTTTGGGCGGGTTATCGTCGGGTTTGTTGCCTGTTCGGAGTGGCCCGCCATGGCTGA
- a CDS encoding LysM peptidoglycan-binding domain-containing protein, producing MRRLGVVAAGCAGLLLTACSQQAIKPEPAAPSAAAGKPEIPPLRVTLREPVAEPAREAAAGEGAAAQAPDDLWRRLFSLYRLPEIDHPRIDAELRWYLAHPEYVDRVQRRARPYLYTIVTEIERQHLPGELALLPVVESAFKPDAYSHRRAAGLWQFIPSTGRLYGLKQNWWIDLRRDVHASTRAAIRYLKKLHTDFHGDWFLALAAYNAGEGTVMRAIRRNRRLHRPTDFWHLRLPRETRAYVPKLLAVARLFAHARDYGIALEPIPNRPLYAVVELDSQLDLTLAAKLAEMPLEELYRLNPGYRRWVTAPGGPHRLILPLEKVELFEARLAELPQSERVRWARHQVRRGETLSQIAHRYGTPVAVIKQTNRLRSHRIYPGQQLLVPVAPKSAVLARLRPPPLKRRSAPVRRVHVVRRGDTLWQIARRYGVKVRQLARWNGLDPRAPLRPGQRLKIRGGTAPVLYTVRKGDSLYEIARRFGVRLQDLRSWNQVHRTIHPGQRLKLYVEQASS from the coding sequence ATGAGAAGGTTGGGGGTTGTCGCAGCTGGTTGTGCCGGCCTGCTGCTGACCGCCTGCAGTCAGCAGGCGATCAAACCCGAGCCGGCGGCGCCGTCTGCTGCTGCCGGGAAACCTGAGATTCCACCGTTGCGGGTCACTCTGCGCGAGCCGGTCGCCGAACCCGCCAGGGAAGCGGCCGCGGGGGAAGGGGCGGCGGCGCAGGCGCCGGACGATCTTTGGCGCCGCCTGTTCTCGCTGTACCGCCTTCCGGAGATCGACCATCCGCGCATCGACGCCGAGCTGCGCTGGTACCTGGCCCATCCGGAATACGTCGACCGGGTGCAGCGCCGGGCCCGGCCGTATCTCTACACCATCGTCACCGAGATCGAACGCCAGCATCTGCCCGGAGAACTGGCGCTGCTGCCGGTGGTCGAGAGCGCCTTCAAGCCCGATGCCTATTCCCACCGCCGTGCCGCCGGGCTGTGGCAGTTCATTCCCTCCACCGGGCGCCTGTACGGCCTGAAGCAGAACTGGTGGATCGACCTGCGCCGGGACGTCCATGCCTCCACCCGCGCCGCGATCCGTTACCTGAAGAAGCTCCACACCGATTTTCACGGGGACTGGTTCCTGGCCCTGGCTGCCTACAACGCCGGCGAAGGGACGGTGATGCGGGCGATCCGCCGCAACCGCCGCCTGCACCGGCCGACGGACTTCTGGCACCTGCGCCTGCCCCGGGAAACCCGGGCTTACGTGCCCAAACTGCTGGCGGTGGCGCGTCTGTTCGCCCATGCCAGGGATTACGGCATCGCCCTGGAGCCGATTCCCAACCGCCCCTTGTACGCGGTCGTGGAACTCGACTCCCAGCTGGATCTGACCCTGGCGGCGAAACTGGCGGAGATGCCCCTAGAGGAGCTTTACCGTCTCAATCCCGGTTACCGGCGCTGGGTGACGGCTCCCGGCGGTCCCCACCGCCTGATCCTGCCGTTGGAGAAGGTCGAGCTGTTCGAGGCACGGCTGGCCGAACTGCCGCAATCGGAGCGGGTGCGCTGGGCCCGCCACCAGGTCCGGCGCGGCGAGACCCTCAGCCAGATCGCCCATCGCTATGGCACCCCGGTGGCGGTGATCAAGCAGACCAACCGCCTGCGCAGTCACCGGATCTATCCGGGGCAGCAGCTGCTGGTTCCGGTCGCGCCCAAGTCGGCCGTGCTGGCCCGGCTGCGGCCGCCGCCGCTGAAGCGACGTTCCGCACCGGTGCGCCGGGTGCACGTGGTCCGCCGTGGCGACACGCTGTGGCAGATCGCCCGCCGCTACGGCGTCAAGGTCAGGCAGCTGGCGCGCTGGAACGGCCTCGATCCCCGCGCTCCCCTGCGGCCGGGGCAGCGGTTGAAGATCCGCGGCGGTACCGCCCCTGTCCTTTATACCGTGCGCAAGGGGGACTCCCTGTATGAGATCGCCCGCCGTTTCGGCGTTCGGCTGCAGGATCTGCGTTCGTGGAATCAGGTCCACCGTACCATTCACCCTGGTCAGCGCCTCAAGCTCTACGTCGAACAGGCTTCGAGCTGA
- a CDS encoding methyltransferase domain-containing protein — protein sequence MPNQNSRLSALRAWYRAPLGRKIQRLESQYLSRAIQVPYSFTLVQLGATGWEKRYLDSGYWRRFVIVDEGVFPRTPFRTIAAHLDSLPLASECVDVLILPHTLEFTTDQHQLLRESERVLKPEGQLFVLGFHPWSFYRLYRWLPGRRHAIPWSGRAITHRRLLDWLSLLNFCCEVTAWYDFRLLHPCEETGRWHSLGAPLWAVAYAVRAIKRTYTAIPLEPAAESSLSWVPGMVEPTIQRRKNARR from the coding sequence GTGCCGAACCAAAATTCCCGTCTCAGCGCCCTGCGCGCCTGGTACCGGGCCCCGCTGGGACGCAAGATCCAGCGCCTGGAAAGCCAGTACCTCAGCCGCGCCATTCAGGTTCCCTACAGCTTCACGCTGGTGCAGCTGGGGGCGACAGGCTGGGAGAAGCGTTATCTGGACAGCGGTTACTGGCGCCGCTTCGTCATCGTCGATGAAGGCGTCTTTCCCCGGACCCCCTTTCGCACCATTGCCGCCCATCTGGACTCCCTGCCGCTGGCGAGCGAATGTGTCGATGTTCTCATCCTTCCCCACACCCTGGAGTTCACCACCGACCAGCACCAGCTCTTGCGCGAGTCCGAACGGGTGTTGAAGCCGGAGGGACAGTTGTTCGTCCTCGGCTTCCACCCCTGGAGCTTCTACCGCCTCTACCGCTGGCTGCCCGGGCGGCGCCACGCGATCCCCTGGAGCGGCCGGGCCATCACCCACCGGCGCTTGCTGGACTGGCTCAGTCTGCTCAATTTCTGCTGCGAGGTCACGGCGTGGTACGATTTCCGCCTATTGCACCCCTGTGAGGAAACGGGCCGCTGGCACAGCCTCGGGGCCCCGCTGTGGGCGGTCGCCTACGCGGTCCGTGCGATCAAACGCACCTACACGGCCATCCCGCTCGAGCCGGCCGCGGAATCCAGCCTCAGCTGGGTTCCCGGTATGGTCGAGCCCACCATCCAGAGAAGGAAGAATGCCCGACGCTGA
- the rnhA gene encoding ribonuclease HI: protein MPDADAEVVEIFTDGACRGNPGPGGWGAILRYRGREKELYGAEPHTTNNRMELMAAIRALEALKRPCKVVLSTDSRYLQKGISEWLPNWVRRNWKTASGTPVKNVDLWQRLREAMAPHEVCWEWVRGHSGHPENERADRLANKAIDELLRQGESRAPDRA, encoded by the coding sequence ATGCCCGACGCTGATGCCGAAGTCGTGGAAATCTTCACCGACGGGGCCTGCCGCGGCAACCCCGGCCCCGGCGGCTGGGGCGCGATCCTGCGTTACCGCGGCCGGGAAAAGGAACTCTACGGCGCCGAACCCCACACCACCAACAACCGCATGGAGCTGATGGCGGCGATCCGGGCGCTGGAGGCGCTGAAACGCCCCTGCAAGGTGGTCCTCAGCACCGACTCCCGGTACCTCCAGAAGGGCATCAGTGAGTGGCTGCCCAACTGGGTCCGGCGTAACTGGAAGACCGCCTCCGGCACGCCGGTGAAGAACGTCGACCTGTGGCAGCGCCTGCGGGAGGCGATGGCGCCGCACGAAGTGTGCTGGGAATGGGTCCGCGGCCACAGCGGCCACCCGGAGAACGAGCGTGCCGACCGGCTCGCCAACAAGGCCATCGACGAACTGTTACGGCAAGGAGAATCCCGTGCGCCAGATCGTGCTTGA
- the dnaQ gene encoding DNA polymerase III subunit epsilon, with amino-acid sequence MRQIVLDTETTGLDPAQGHRIIEIGCVELVDRRLTDNRYHVYLNPEREIDQGAVDVHGIDNAFLADKPRFADIVDDFLAFVKDSEVIIHNAPFDVGFINAELARLGSDYGRLEDYCTIFDTLTLARRKHPGQRNSLDALCKRYQIDNSHRELHGALLDAEILAAVYLAMTGGQVTLGLDTLPADTAAAGSASRASRPRPALKRVTCPEPELEAHRQRLQAIDQASGGNCLWLRYG; translated from the coding sequence GTGCGCCAGATCGTGCTTGACACCGAAACCACCGGCCTCGATCCCGCCCAGGGCCACCGCATCATCGAGATCGGCTGCGTGGAACTGGTGGACCGCCGCCTGACCGACAACCGTTACCACGTCTATCTCAATCCGGAGCGGGAGATCGACCAGGGGGCCGTCGACGTCCACGGCATCGACAACGCCTTCCTCGCCGACAAGCCTCGATTCGCCGACATCGTCGACGACTTTCTCGCCTTCGTCAAAGACAGCGAGGTCATCATCCACAACGCGCCCTTCGACGTCGGCTTCATCAACGCCGAGCTCGCGCGCCTGGGATCGGACTACGGCCGCCTGGAGGACTACTGCACCATCTTCGACACCCTCACCCTCGCCCGGCGCAAGCACCCCGGCCAGCGCAACAGCCTCGATGCCCTCTGCAAGCGCTACCAGATCGACAACAGCCACCGCGAGCTCCACGGCGCCCTGCTCGACGCCGAGATCCTCGCCGCGGTCTATCTGGCCATGACCGGCGGCCAGGTCACTCTCGGCCTCGACACTCTGCCGGCCGACACCGCCGCTGCGGGCAGCGCTTCCCGGGCCAGCCGCCCGCGGCCGGCTTTGAAACGCGTCACCTGCCCCGAGCCCGAACTGGAAGCCCACCGCCAGCGCCTTCAGGCCATCGACCAGGCCAGCGGGGGCAACTGCCTGTGGCTCAGGTACGGGTGA
- a CDS encoding response regulator: MIKVIVADDHELVRSGIEYILGEDPEIQIVGSAATGEELLRQVREKAPDVVIVDVNMPGMGGVEACRRIRSHHPDVRLIALSVYTGGPIPRHLIETGIDGYLSKHCPPQEMIQAVKSVYRGKRYLSADVATHLALENADSHPSPFSLLSKREMEVTLLTLQGKSIQEIADLLSVSSKTVCTYRYRIFEKLGIRNDVELTRLAAKYGLLNGNSG, encoded by the coding sequence ATGATCAAAGTCATCGTTGCGGACGATCACGAACTGGTCCGCAGCGGCATCGAATACATCCTCGGCGAGGATCCAGAAATCCAGATCGTCGGCAGCGCCGCCACCGGAGAGGAACTACTCCGGCAGGTCAGGGAAAAGGCCCCCGACGTCGTGATCGTCGATGTCAACATGCCCGGCATGGGTGGGGTGGAAGCCTGCCGCCGGATTCGCAGCCATCATCCCGACGTCCGTCTCATCGCCCTCAGCGTCTACACCGGCGGCCCCATTCCCCGTCACCTGATCGAAACCGGCATCGACGGCTACCTCTCCAAGCATTGCCCGCCACAGGAAATGATCCAGGCGGTCAAGAGCGTGTACCGTGGCAAACGCTATCTGAGCGCCGATGTCGCCACCCACCTGGCCCTGGAAAACGCCGACAGCCACCCCTCCCCTTTCAGCCTGTTGTCGAAGCGGGAGATGGAGGTGACGCTTCTGACCCTGCAGGGAAAATCCATCCAGGAGATCGCCGACCTCCTGTCCGTCAGTTCCAAGACCGTCTGCACCTACCGCTACCGCATCTTCGAAAAGCTGGGCATCCGCAACGACGTGGAACTGACCCGCCTGGCGGCCAAATACGGCTTGCTAAACGGCAATAGCGGCTGA
- a CDS encoding aminotransferase class V-fold PLP-dependent enzyme produces MAGRNHLYVPGPTNVPDSVLSAMHVPMEDHRAPDFPNLVKPLLEDLKKIFRTETGQAFIFQATGTAGWEVAMCNTLSPGDKVLSYRFGQFSHLWIQSAQRMGLDVEYHEVPWGEGVPLDHLEQRLRQDANHEIKALLICHNETATGVTNDLKAIRDVLDRTGHPALFMIDGVSAIGSIEFRMDDWGIDVALTGSQKGMMLPAGNAYVCFSQKALEKRHEARLPRNFLNIEDMIQQNKDGYFPYTPSTPMLHGLRRAIDLMLEEGLDNVYARHHRLAEGVRRAVLDGWGLELCARDPKWYSDTVSAIVVPEGFDARDVMKVAYYRYNLSLGGGLSEVAGKVFRIGHLGDVNELMLASAIVGAEMAMRDVGIDVKPGSGIAAAMEYWRDTAPPLEA; encoded by the coding sequence ATGGCAGGTCGTAACCATCTCTACGTTCCCGGCCCCACCAACGTGCCGGATTCCGTCCTCAGCGCCATGCACGTGCCGATGGAGGACCATCGTGCCCCCGATTTCCCCAACCTGGTCAAGCCGCTGCTGGAGGATCTGAAGAAGATCTTCCGCACCGAGACTGGTCAGGCGTTCATCTTCCAGGCCACCGGCACCGCCGGCTGGGAGGTGGCGATGTGCAACACCCTCTCCCCGGGCGACAAGGTGCTTTCCTACCGTTTCGGCCAGTTCAGCCATCTGTGGATCCAGTCGGCCCAGCGTATGGGGCTGGACGTGGAATACCACGAAGTGCCCTGGGGCGAGGGCGTCCCCCTGGATCACCTGGAACAGCGGCTGCGCCAGGACGCGAACCACGAGATCAAGGCCCTGCTGATCTGCCACAACGAGACCGCCACCGGCGTCACCAACGATCTCAAGGCGATCCGCGACGTGCTCGACCGCACCGGCCATCCGGCCCTGTTCATGATCGACGGGGTCAGCGCCATCGGCAGCATCGAATTCCGCATGGACGACTGGGGCATCGACGTGGCCCTGACCGGGTCCCAGAAAGGCATGATGCTGCCGGCCGGCAACGCCTACGTCTGCTTCAGCCAGAAGGCGCTGGAAAAACGGCACGAGGCCAGGCTGCCGCGAAACTTCCTCAACATCGAGGACATGATCCAGCAGAACAAGGACGGCTACTTCCCCTACACGCCCAGCACCCCGATGCTCCACGGCCTGCGCCGGGCCATCGACCTGATGCTGGAAGAAGGACTGGACAACGTTTACGCCCGCCACCACCGTCTGGCCGAAGGGGTGCGCCGCGCGGTGCTCGACGGCTGGGGTTTGGAGCTGTGCGCCCGCGATCCCAAGTGGTATTCCGACACCGTCTCCGCCATCGTCGTCCCCGAGGGCTTCGACGCCCGCGACGTGATGAAGGTGGCCTACTACCGCTACAACCTGTCCCTGGGCGGGGGGCTTTCGGAAGTGGCCGGCAAGGTGTTCCGCATCGGTCACCTGGGGGACGTCAACGAGCTGATGCTGGCCAGCGCCATCGTCGGCGCCGAGATGGCGATGCGCGACGTGGGCATCGACGTCAAGCCCGGCAGCGGCATCGCCGCGGCGATGGAATACTGGCGCGACACCGCCCCGCCGCTGGAGGCATGA